A genomic segment from Planctomycetia bacterium encodes:
- a CDS encoding biopolymer transporter ExbD: MRKRRHRVKAESASGGEFSSTSVFVTPMLDMAFQILAFFVFTYNPSAIEGQFPINLAQAEVGGEDKAPKPEDKVAPDQPTELKSTLFIEVRAMEGGRLSSIKVGTTDVKPDDTEPDKTEALINGLTRELLELKNRNPTEDRITIKGTPTLRWEIMMRVIDAARRNFNPQTKERRDLFPRVSLGAIEQ, from the coding sequence ATGAGAAAACGAAGGCATAGGGTGAAGGCTGAGTCTGCATCGGGGGGAGAATTCTCCTCGACCTCGGTCTTCGTCACGCCCATGCTCGATATGGCATTTCAGATTCTGGCATTTTTTGTCTTTACTTATAATCCATCAGCCATCGAAGGGCAGTTTCCAATCAACCTGGCCCAGGCAGAAGTCGGCGGAGAAGACAAGGCGCCCAAACCGGAAGACAAGGTTGCCCCCGATCAGCCCACTGAACTCAAATCAACCTTGTTCATCGAAGTGCGTGCCATGGAAGGCGGACGGCTGAGTTCGATTAAGGTGGGTACAACGGATGTAAAGCCAGACGATACGGAACCTGACAAGACAGAAGCGTTGATCAATGGGCTGACCAGGGAACTCCTTGAACTCAAAAACCGAAACCCGACGGAAGACCGCATAACCATCAAAGGTACACCGACATTGCGATGGGAAATTATGATGCGGGTGATCGATGCTGCCCGCCGAAATTTCAATCCACAAACGAAGGAACGTCGCGACCTCTTTCCACGAGTCAGCCTGGGAGCCATTGAACAGTGA
- a CDS encoding biopolymer transporter ExbD, producing MAVSVDSNEMEINLTPLLDLVLQLIMFFLACINFAAEQVSGNVQLPLSSSAQEIQPKTEQEYIMINIELVRKDRLSPAGTIVMTSEGKPVRDPIVPRTFRFRILGGEDITILDRPDQKALGLGRAMNRMKILAQDLRLRMAARDKIPVDSIKELRVPVIVRADVETEYKLIYDLIQQCRNAGFQRIELRAYTRNE from the coding sequence ATGGCAGTTTCGGTCGACAGCAACGAGATGGAGATCAATCTCACACCACTCCTCGATCTGGTGCTGCAGTTGATCATGTTCTTTCTGGCCTGCATCAATTTTGCTGCTGAACAGGTCAGTGGCAATGTGCAGTTGCCTTTATCCTCCTCCGCTCAGGAAATTCAACCTAAGACGGAGCAGGAATACATCATGATCAATATCGAACTGGTGCGTAAGGACAGGCTTTCTCCTGCGGGCACCATCGTAATGACCAGCGAAGGCAAGCCGGTACGCGATCCCATCGTGCCCCGGACTTTTCGCTTCCGCATCCTGGGCGGTGAGGACATTACCATTCTTGATCGACCAGACCAGAAAGCACTCGGATTGGGGCGTGCCATGAACCGCATGAAAATCCTGGCGCAGGACCTGCGGTTACGCATGGCTGCTCGCGATAAAATTCCGGTCGATTCCATCAAGGAACTGAGAGTACCCGTTATAGTTCGTGCTGATGTCGAAACAGAATACAAGTTGATTTATGACCTGATTCAGCAATGCAGAAATGCCGGCTTTCAACGGATTGAACTGCGTGCTTATACGAGGAATGAGTAG
- a CDS encoding MotA/TolQ/ExbB proton channel family protein has translation MAQFQTVNAQAEGAAPVAAPPPPAAKTAEVSSSPMMDFLFKSPTGWVLIAAYLFFVGLMVYLIIDLRAANFMPADFIEKLDGMLANKQFKEGFELARAEPSPFGKVMAAGMARLSSGLPEARDAAEFMIESAKNRKDSLLGYMAVLGTLGPLIGLVGTVSGMIDTFAELGTGTTPNVGKLASGISHALNATLIGIFLSVLAIPVYTYFKNRLSRIVIDASLLADDLLTQTYYNSRKPDAGTASVPPVASVQSKPPPKA, from the coding sequence ATGGCACAGTTTCAAACGGTGAACGCTCAGGCTGAGGGAGCTGCACCAGTTGCTGCTCCTCCTCCACCTGCTGCCAAAACAGCGGAAGTGAGCAGTTCACCTATGATGGACTTTTTGTTCAAAAGTCCAACAGGCTGGGTGCTGATAGCAGCTTACCTTTTTTTCGTCGGGTTGATGGTTTATTTGATCATTGATTTGCGGGCAGCCAACTTCATGCCTGCCGACTTCATTGAAAAACTGGATGGCATGCTGGCTAACAAACAGTTCAAGGAAGGCTTCGAATTGGCTCGTGCTGAACCATCACCTTTTGGCAAAGTCATGGCGGCCGGCATGGCCAGACTGTCATCAGGTCTGCCCGAAGCCCGCGATGCTGCGGAATTCATGATTGAAAGCGCCAAAAACCGAAAAGACAGCCTGCTTGGCTATATGGCAGTTCTGGGCACACTGGGGCCACTGATTGGCCTCGTCGGTACCGTTTCGGGCATGATTGATACTTTTGCTGAACTGGGCACAGGAACTACTCCCAATGTTGGCAAGCTGGCCAGCGGTATTTCACATGCCCTCAATGCAACCTTGATTGGTATTTTTCTCTCGGTGCTGGCGATTCCCGTTTACACCTATTTCAAAAACAGGTTGTCTCGAATCGTTATTGATGCCAGTCTGCTGGCTGATGATCTGCTCACGCAAACCTACTACAACTCCCGCAAGCCCGATGCCGGTACTGCTTCGGTGCCACCGGTTGCCTCAGTCCAAAGCAAACCACCTCCTAAAGCCTGA
- a CDS encoding phenylacetate--CoA ligase family protein — MLDLFRFIYYVRYYNSIMKYTPERLQKLQNDKLRKLLHHAAQHSPYYQQKFKGIDLNSCQLRDLPILKKNDMMNHFETFVTDSRLKRQPIIDFMSDFSNIGKYYLDDYVVCHTSGSQGQAAVIVQPKDSPFHLFAMQVARGHAMPKTWGTLFKKLFKKRSRWAMILFKPCFIPSGAAFGYMPKASSKLADLMRLNLSDPFAENLKKLDEFKPNFITAYVHILEQLARAAKNGQTSIASNGHLELVIGISEPLPPETQEYIQKHLGVPVANHYAMGECPQLSLGCPKGQGAHINSDMAILENVDADYNPVPPGTPGSKVLLTNLLNYVQPIIRYEIDDVITISPDPCPCGNKLPLVSAIAGRANDQFWLKTETGDILKMSNFIFKDAFLLLFDLAEYQVIQTGVNQFNVLVEVTPGSSLTTTQIRESIDKLLRHESLPTTIECDIRIVDKIPHDAKSGKLRRFINLAGTPNGNVVGSVGFSSP; from the coding sequence ATGCTCGATCTGTTTCGATTTATCTATTACGTTCGATATTACAACTCAATCATGAAGTACACCCCGGAGCGTCTGCAGAAGCTACAGAATGACAAACTGCGAAAACTGCTCCATCATGCTGCACAACATTCACCTTATTACCAGCAGAAGTTCAAGGGCATTGATCTGAATAGCTGTCAGCTTCGGGATCTCCCCATCCTGAAAAAAAATGACATGATGAATCATTTTGAAACCTTTGTCACCGATTCAAGATTGAAAAGGCAGCCCATCATCGATTTCATGAGTGACTTCAGCAACATAGGCAAATACTACCTGGATGACTATGTGGTATGCCACACATCAGGAAGTCAGGGACAAGCTGCGGTCATTGTGCAACCCAAGGACAGTCCATTTCACCTTTTTGCCATGCAGGTAGCGCGTGGACATGCCATGCCTAAAACCTGGGGCACTCTCTTCAAGAAATTGTTTAAAAAGCGATCACGATGGGCGATGATCCTTTTCAAACCCTGTTTTATCCCATCTGGTGCTGCCTTTGGATATATGCCCAAAGCATCCAGCAAACTGGCAGACCTTATGCGGCTGAACCTGTCTGATCCGTTTGCGGAGAACCTCAAGAAACTGGACGAATTCAAACCCAATTTCATAACGGCCTATGTGCACATTCTGGAACAACTGGCGCGGGCCGCCAAAAATGGTCAGACATCCATTGCGTCTAACGGCCATCTGGAACTGGTGATTGGCATCAGTGAGCCGCTTCCACCGGAAACCCAGGAGTATATTCAAAAGCATCTTGGTGTGCCGGTTGCCAACCATTATGCGATGGGTGAATGCCCGCAACTCAGTCTGGGTTGCCCCAAGGGCCAAGGAGCCCACATTAACTCCGATATGGCCATTCTGGAAAATGTGGACGCTGACTATAACCCGGTGCCGCCAGGAACACCTGGTAGCAAAGTGCTGCTGACTAATCTGCTGAATTATGTTCAGCCGATCATTCGTTACGAAATCGATGATGTCATCACCATCAGCCCTGATCCCTGCCCGTGTGGCAACAAACTTCCGCTTGTCTCAGCCATTGCTGGCCGGGCCAATGATCAGTTCTGGCTCAAGACCGAAACTGGTGATATTCTGAAAATGTCGAACTTCATCTTCAAGGATGCATTTCTGCTTCTGTTTGATCTGGCGGAATATCAGGTCATTCAGACGGGTGTCAATCAATTCAATGTTCTGGTGGAGGTGACACCCGGTTCCAGTCTGACAACAACGCAGATTCGGGAATCCATTGATAAGCTGCTTCGCCATGAATCATTGCCCACGACTATCGAGTGCGACATTCGGATCGTGGATAAAATCCCACATGATGCCAAATCGGGAAAACTGCGTCGTTTTATCAATCTGGCGGGTACCCCGAACGGAAACGTCGTGGGAAGTGTCGGTTTCTCGTCACCTTAA
- the hflX gene encoding GTPase HflX has product MSRPEVREQQTVEQEKTVLVGVELPRRPWISADPLDELRGLAVSAGATVVGELTQRRQEIQHGTYIGKGKVDELAQLVEATDADVVIFDNELTPAQTRNLETATHVKVIDRSELILDIFASRARTTAARLQVELAQLEYSLPRLKQMWTHLSRYKGGIGLRGPGETQLEEDRRLVTHRIQELKKKLHDVESRKEREVRSRSEEHTVSLVGYTNAGKSSLMNALTDGGAYVEDKLFSTLETRTRQWKIKDWGKVLLSDTVGFIRYLPHHLVASFKATLEEARQARLLLHVVDASNPFVVEHIKAVNQVLEELDCLQKPTILVLNKIDKLADPLEAEQRVAHAIERRPDRVVSISVHRKQGLDHLAEAVISILSEDLFDLHLDIHSSNGKALAYLAAHGEVYHQETQGEKILIDCRLPKVLAPRLESMGIRLPKPVSTNPAYSE; this is encoded by the coding sequence TTGAGTAGACCTGAAGTACGCGAACAACAGACCGTAGAGCAGGAAAAGACCGTACTGGTGGGCGTGGAGTTGCCACGCAGACCCTGGATTTCTGCCGATCCTCTGGACGAATTGCGCGGGTTGGCGGTTTCTGCCGGTGCCACCGTTGTCGGGGAACTGACGCAACGCAGGCAGGAAATTCAGCATGGCACCTACATTGGCAAAGGCAAAGTGGACGAACTGGCTCAACTGGTCGAAGCTACCGATGCAGATGTAGTCATTTTCGATAATGAACTGACGCCGGCCCAGACACGCAATCTGGAAACTGCCACGCATGTCAAGGTGATAGACCGCTCGGAACTGATTCTCGACATCTTTGCATCACGGGCACGCACCACAGCAGCCCGGCTGCAGGTGGAACTGGCCCAACTCGAATACAGCCTGCCCCGCTTGAAACAGATGTGGACGCACTTGTCCCGCTATAAGGGTGGCATCGGATTACGAGGCCCTGGTGAAACCCAGTTGGAAGAAGATCGCCGACTGGTGACCCATCGTATTCAGGAACTCAAGAAGAAATTGCATGATGTCGAGTCCCGCAAGGAAAGAGAAGTACGCAGCCGAAGCGAGGAACATACCGTTTCATTAGTGGGTTATACCAACGCGGGCAAAAGTTCGCTAATGAACGCCTTGACCGATGGCGGAGCTTACGTCGAAGATAAACTCTTCTCCACGCTCGAAACACGTACCCGGCAATGGAAAATCAAAGACTGGGGCAAGGTGCTTCTCAGTGACACGGTTGGTTTCATCCGTTATCTGCCTCACCATCTGGTCGCATCCTTCAAAGCAACCCTCGAAGAAGCACGCCAGGCTCGCCTGTTGCTGCACGTAGTCGATGCCAGCAATCCCTTTGTTGTTGAACACATCAAGGCAGTCAACCAGGTTCTCGAGGAACTCGACTGTCTGCAAAAACCAACGATTCTCGTGTTGAACAAAATCGACAAGTTGGCTGATCCACTGGAAGCCGAGCAGCGTGTTGCTCACGCCATTGAGCGACGACCGGATCGCGTAGTTTCCATCAGTGTCCATCGCAAGCAGGGGCTGGATCATCTGGCCGAAGCAGTGATCAGCATTCTTTCCGAAGATCTTTTCGATCTGCATCTGGATATTCACAGCAGCAATGGCAAGGCACTGGCATATCTGGCAGCACACGGTGAAGTCTATCATCAGGAGACACAAGGCGAAAAAATCTTGATAGACTGTCGATTGCCGAAGGTCCTGGCTCCTCGATTGGAGTCGATGGGCATCCGATTGCCAAAACCTGTCTCGACAAATCCGGCCTATTCCGAGTAA
- a CDS encoding response regulator, protein MMTADRSLIPFSTSIPSEDDLGINLGESNGSLGFRRYGLPTGLLIFLWLLSAGILSIAAMYFALLSQPGYRSLAWTASLGAVGMMAGAWFISKIRWSLATAEQAQQVQSLLLLAAFSIPTAQLLFTMVVSQDISYTTFALLLMIGYALLSPSAESLLLFTTVTLAAWSACALRCPPGSWLGYVLPWMGAIGLSLFIHSRISRGTADTSASSGPKSNPSVIDVNLAEPLRVALADRDRLQFANQQLEAEIKLIHQFHATRINYLPVIQELSQLLAQDVSLRDVGQRWLDKFIVVLQAKYAAIWMQEGDQPPRLAVSTSATESSNEELLRHVLLQAQFSRQHHDCGIPLDLGLHGKGVLLVQDIKPNDDLPVHGLMQQAASLLNLFLRWQLAEADSDDLTQQLHQTAAEMQKLHDQDAGQHTRYQQLSEQVTTFQNERDMWKKEADRFQQLLETAQTEHDTLIELLDEAEQSLKQLQSQPQQADRLKELEIQLEVVTASADTAKTQLLKSEQQLKQARSECKDLEAQWNQAEEQLEELRKQRAQLQSEFREVEQAWESETRLGQQFKSAILTLQHPALLTDTSGNILLENEPARALRGNTKSAPGDHPLFQLITKETANSTSNWSTPWQRDEADGKSAVYDVQINPLTGTGKNSSGYFIQAVPQQPAETNTGMQSLSGTRFFSGLAQTLEPPLAQLIEHTDSLFDSSTDQDQRRQSLLGILQHGRHVRRLLTQAIDYARLEAGEASLVKEAVNPWKLLQHVTAQLRPSAEEKGLDLVLHPAGPLPVSITTDQHRLVALIQQLIHQAIRATSSGIIVIKLGMIQQGNHSYAPARLHIDIESEHVASTHSLPATFDMALLTRQSEALHAALQLNANSISLQLPVSPSELLHVVTVDRLLVDDSVPEYEITQPLLGKVLVVADGQDQQRVVSYQLERLGLRSEVLADAERAIERTKEEKIDLILWDVEKRDIPLVEACNILRTQYYQGAILAVGTLQDASQRSDFLQAGGDGFLTRPIVLATWRHTLSMYLPDSPMPVAKSVERILSQFHADREFVQLIRSYVVKLPSHLADMRSALQVADSARFIRLTHVLIDGGQLYGYPTLAEAAKQLEQLSLAGVDSPRLTAQVDEIARLIHGMERGVKASPSAGYLALPGTLTRAA, encoded by the coding sequence ATGATGACAGCGGATCGTTCGCTCATTCCTTTCAGCACTTCCATTCCATCCGAAGATGATCTCGGCATCAATCTTGGTGAATCGAATGGTTCGCTCGGTTTCAGACGCTACGGTCTGCCCACAGGCCTCTTGATATTTCTGTGGCTGCTCAGTGCCGGCATCCTGTCAATTGCAGCGATGTACTTTGCATTGCTAAGCCAGCCGGGCTACCGTTCACTGGCATGGACCGCCAGCCTGGGCGCCGTCGGCATGATGGCCGGCGCATGGTTCATCAGCAAAATTCGCTGGTCACTGGCAACGGCGGAGCAGGCACAACAGGTTCAATCCCTTTTACTGCTGGCTGCGTTCAGCATTCCCACAGCTCAACTGCTGTTCACCATGGTGGTTAGTCAGGACATCAGCTATACCACGTTTGCCTTGCTGTTGATGATTGGTTATGCACTGCTCTCTCCCAGTGCCGAGAGCCTGTTGTTGTTCACGACGGTAACGCTGGCAGCATGGTCAGCTTGTGCATTGCGGTGTCCTCCTGGCTCCTGGCTTGGCTACGTACTGCCCTGGATGGGTGCGATCGGCTTATCGCTATTCATTCACTCCAGAATCAGTCGAGGAACAGCCGATACGTCAGCTTCATCCGGACCAAAATCCAATCCATCTGTCATTGATGTCAACCTGGCAGAACCGCTGCGAGTTGCACTGGCTGATCGCGATCGTTTGCAGTTTGCCAATCAGCAACTGGAAGCAGAGATCAAGCTGATTCACCAGTTTCATGCCACGCGTATCAATTACCTGCCTGTTATCCAGGAACTGAGCCAACTGCTGGCTCAGGATGTTTCGCTGCGGGATGTCGGACAGCGCTGGCTCGATAAATTTATCGTGGTTCTGCAGGCAAAATATGCCGCTATCTGGATGCAGGAAGGTGATCAACCGCCCAGGCTGGCGGTCAGCACTTCTGCTACTGAATCTTCCAACGAAGAACTACTACGGCATGTGTTGCTGCAGGCACAATTCTCCAGACAACACCACGATTGCGGCATACCTCTCGATTTGGGATTGCATGGCAAGGGGGTTTTGCTGGTTCAGGACATCAAACCCAACGACGATCTGCCGGTTCATGGCTTGATGCAGCAGGCGGCATCTCTGCTCAATCTCTTTTTACGCTGGCAACTGGCAGAGGCTGACAGCGATGATCTCACTCAGCAACTGCATCAAACTGCCGCCGAGATGCAGAAGCTGCATGATCAGGATGCAGGTCAACATACTCGTTATCAACAACTCTCCGAACAGGTCACCACGTTTCAGAACGAACGAGATATGTGGAAGAAGGAAGCTGACCGGTTCCAGCAGTTGCTTGAGACGGCTCAAACGGAACACGATACCCTCATCGAACTGCTCGATGAAGCAGAACAGTCTTTAAAACAGTTGCAATCCCAGCCTCAACAGGCGGATCGACTGAAGGAACTGGAAATTCAATTAGAGGTTGTCACAGCATCTGCGGATACTGCCAAGACCCAGTTGCTCAAATCTGAACAGCAATTGAAACAGGCTCGTAGCGAATGCAAAGATCTGGAAGCTCAGTGGAACCAGGCGGAAGAGCAACTGGAAGAACTGCGAAAACAACGTGCTCAACTGCAGTCAGAATTTCGAGAAGTAGAACAGGCATGGGAAAGCGAAACCCGATTAGGTCAGCAATTCAAGTCTGCCATACTGACACTGCAACACCCTGCCTTGCTGACAGACACGTCGGGTAACATTCTGCTGGAAAACGAACCAGCCCGTGCTCTGCGAGGCAACACGAAAAGTGCACCAGGCGACCATCCGCTCTTTCAACTGATTACGAAGGAAACTGCCAACTCCACTTCGAACTGGTCAACACCGTGGCAGCGAGACGAAGCCGATGGGAAATCAGCTGTTTACGATGTTCAGATTAATCCCCTCACAGGCACAGGCAAGAATAGTTCAGGTTATTTCATTCAGGCTGTACCGCAGCAACCTGCTGAGACAAACACCGGCATGCAATCGCTCTCCGGCACACGTTTCTTCAGCGGGCTGGCGCAAACGCTGGAACCACCGCTGGCTCAACTCATCGAACATACTGATTCACTCTTTGACAGCAGCACCGATCAGGATCAGCGTCGGCAATCGCTGCTGGGTATTCTGCAGCATGGCCGCCATGTCCGCCGCCTGTTGACCCAGGCCATTGATTACGCACGGCTGGAAGCGGGCGAGGCATCGCTGGTCAAGGAAGCAGTCAATCCCTGGAAGCTGCTGCAGCACGTTACCGCCCAACTGCGTCCTTCGGCGGAAGAGAAAGGGCTTGATCTGGTCTTGCATCCTGCTGGCCCCCTCCCGGTCAGCATTACCACCGATCAGCACAGGCTTGTTGCACTTATCCAACAGTTGATTCATCAAGCGATCAGGGCAACTTCCAGCGGAATTATCGTCATCAAACTGGGCATGATTCAGCAAGGTAACCATTCGTATGCACCAGCCAGGCTGCATATTGACATAGAAAGTGAACACGTTGCTTCAACGCATTCATTGCCTGCAACATTTGACATGGCACTGTTGACCAGACAATCGGAAGCATTGCATGCAGCACTGCAGTTAAATGCAAATTCCATTTCACTGCAACTCCCCGTCAGCCCCTCGGAACTGCTGCATGTGGTGACAGTAGATCGATTGCTCGTGGATGATAGCGTGCCTGAGTATGAAATAACACAACCGTTGCTGGGTAAAGTTCTGGTGGTGGCAGATGGGCAGGATCAACAGCGTGTAGTGAGCTACCAACTCGAGCGACTGGGGCTGCGCTCTGAAGTGTTAGCTGATGCCGAACGGGCGATTGAGCGAACCAAGGAAGAGAAAATCGACCTGATTCTCTGGGATGTAGAGAAACGTGATATTCCATTGGTTGAGGCCTGTAACATCCTGCGGACACAATATTACCAGGGGGCCATCCTCGCAGTCGGTACACTGCAAGATGCATCTCAGCGAAGCGATTTCCTGCAAGCTGGCGGCGATGGATTCCTGACTCGACCTATCGTGCTGGCCACCTGGCGGCATACCTTGTCGATGTATCTGCCTGACAGCCCGATGCCGGTCGCGAAATCGGTGGAACGGATTCTTTCCCAGTTCCATGCCGATCGGGAATTTGTCCAACTCATCCGCAGCTATGTGGTGAAGTTGCCTTCGCACCTGGCCGACATGCGATCTGCCTTGCAGGTGGCTGACTCGGCACGCTTCATCCGCCTGACGCATGTCCTGATTGATGGTGGACAACTTTATGGCTATCCCACTCTTGCGGAAGCAGCGAAACAACTGGAACAGTTGAGCCTGGCTGGTGTAGATTCGCCTCGGTTGACTGCTCAGGTTGACGAGATTGCCCGGCTCATTCATGGCATGGAACGTGGTGTCAAAGCATCTCCTTCCGCTGGTTATCTCGCGTTGCCAGGCACATTGACTCGGGCTGCATAG
- a CDS encoding thiamine-monophosphate kinase, whose protein sequence is MAERDFIRWIREQTRQHADVIIPPGDDCGGLRWADSQSLLVTTDMLLEGSCFLRDAGPERIGRKAMSVNLSDMAAMAAIPIAAVVSVGFPHDISEEWAKACFTALQQQATRFNTIILGGDTNAWDGPICINVTFLGRPTDRGAVRRSGAKPGDALLVTGELGGSILGHHLDFTPRVAEAQLLQSLVDLHAMIDLSDGLATDVHHLCNESGCGVEIWADQLPVREAVHHLHDGKTPVEHALSDGEDFELLFACSESDAAKLMETQPLKHLGVNLSHIGRFLSVRAVQLKIDGMYYPLASTGYEHQFGQHVR, encoded by the coding sequence ATGGCAGAACGAGATTTCATCCGCTGGATTCGAGAACAAACCAGACAGCATGCTGATGTCATCATTCCACCGGGTGATGACTGCGGTGGATTGCGCTGGGCTGATTCACAGTCTCTGCTAGTAACCACTGATATGCTGCTGGAAGGGAGTTGTTTTCTGCGTGATGCAGGCCCGGAGCGCATTGGCCGAAAAGCCATGAGTGTCAACCTCAGCGATATGGCAGCAATGGCAGCCATTCCGATTGCAGCAGTCGTCAGTGTTGGTTTTCCGCATGACATTTCAGAGGAGTGGGCCAAGGCCTGCTTCACCGCGTTACAACAGCAGGCCACTCGATTCAACACTATCATTCTCGGCGGCGATACCAATGCCTGGGATGGCCCAATTTGTATCAACGTCACCTTTTTAGGCAGGCCAACGGATCGAGGTGCTGTGCGACGTTCCGGAGCTAAACCTGGCGATGCCTTGCTGGTCACTGGCGAACTGGGCGGCAGTATCCTGGGGCATCATCTCGATTTCACGCCACGAGTTGCTGAGGCGCAGCTGCTACAATCGCTGGTTGACCTGCATGCGATGATCGACCTGAGTGATGGCCTGGCAACTGATGTTCATCATTTGTGTAATGAAAGCGGCTGTGGCGTGGAAATCTGGGCGGATCAATTGCCGGTTCGTGAAGCGGTACATCACCTGCATGATGGCAAAACTCCCGTAGAACATGCACTCAGTGATGGTGAAGACTTTGAATTGCTGTTCGCCTGTTCGGAATCAGATGCAGCAAAACTGATGGAGACTCAGCCACTCAAACACCTGGGCGTGAACCTTTCCCATATTGGGCGGTTCCTATCGGTACGTGCGGTGCAACTCAAAATAGATGGGATGTATTACCCTTTGGCATCAACTGGTTATGAACATCAGTTTGGCCAGCATGTACGGTAA
- a CDS encoding DUF2029 domain-containing protein, which translates to MQTLRTLFHGWKALFLKHPYWLPISLWLILVIVVSVRATLSPTKGTVYPTFALAGHTFAKGEPVYGNYEAHFRYSPVWAAFFSVFNLIPDQIASIVWRLLNLVILTWGAYRFQKCFFPEWSDLACSIWWVGLFPFCIGSFNNAQANMLLLGLLMGSVATFTARQWTLCGILLAIAISLKVYPFAMALLLLLIRPKELLPPLVVSLLLIAGIPFAFHDSAYVIDLYRDWIHSSLGDTKIEMDLKNSNRDIWLLIKAYSLPISHRAYQVIQLAAAACLAFWTWRNRSTLLKTPPSRTKYVWLFCLTITWMLVFGPASESSTYALFAPLAAIGVVMAIFTQQTRATTLLICLGVIVGLLSHFSSAFSFGRELHHYGIHPIGALLMLVAVLRIRFDAPWRNTLPSLTGTSPTVPI; encoded by the coding sequence ATGCAAACTCTTCGTACGCTTTTTCATGGATGGAAAGCACTTTTTCTTAAACATCCATACTGGTTACCGATCAGCCTCTGGTTGATTCTGGTTATTGTCGTCAGCGTTCGTGCAACTCTTTCACCAACCAAGGGAACTGTCTACCCAACATTTGCTTTGGCAGGTCATACTTTTGCCAAGGGGGAACCGGTTTATGGCAACTACGAAGCCCATTTCCGCTACTCACCCGTCTGGGCTGCGTTTTTCAGTGTCTTCAATCTGATCCCGGACCAGATTGCCAGCATCGTCTGGCGACTGCTGAATCTGGTAATTCTCACTTGGGGTGCTTACCGTTTTCAAAAGTGTTTCTTTCCCGAATGGTCTGATCTTGCCTGTTCCATCTGGTGGGTCGGGCTGTTCCCGTTTTGCATAGGCTCCTTCAACAATGCCCAGGCGAATATGCTACTGCTCGGCCTGCTCATGGGCAGTGTGGCGACCTTTACAGCCAGACAATGGACCCTGTGTGGAATTCTCCTGGCTATTGCCATCAGCCTGAAAGTTTATCCGTTTGCCATGGCATTGCTTCTTCTCCTGATAAGACCGAAAGAGTTGTTGCCTCCACTTGTCGTCTCCTTGCTGCTGATCGCAGGGATACCTTTTGCGTTTCATGATTCTGCCTATGTCATCGATCTATACCGCGATTGGATCCACAGTTCGCTGGGTGATACTAAGATCGAAATGGATTTAAAGAATTCCAACCGCGATATCTGGTTACTGATCAAAGCCTACTCGCTCCCCATCAGTCACCGTGCCTACCAAGTCATTCAATTGGCTGCAGCGGCGTGCCTCGCCTTCTGGACATGGCGGAACCGCAGCACGTTATTGAAAACCCCTCCTTCGAGAACTAAGTACGTCTGGCTCTTCTGTCTGACTATCACCTGGATGCTGGTCTTCGGTCCGGCATCAGAATCGTCCACGTATGCACTGTTTGCTCCACTGGCGGCGATCGGCGTCGTGATGGCTATCTTCACACAACAGACTCGAGCAACTACCTTGCTCATCTGCCTGGGGGTTATCGTCGGACTTCTCTCACATTTCAGTTCCGCGTTCTCTTTTGGACGAGAGCTACATCACTATGGCATCCATCCGATCGGGGCTTTATTGATGCTGGTCGCGGTGCTACGGATTCGTTTCGATGCACCATGGCGGAATACTTTACCCAGCTTAACAGGTACTTCTCCGACGGTACCCATTTGA